From Chryseobacterium sp. IHB B 17019, one genomic window encodes:
- a CDS encoding beta-mannosidase codes for MNKTILFAFLFLQILINAQFSERNLSSEKWTFKNAKENNWLTASVPGTVHLDLMDNKVIPDPFKDENEKKVLWIENEDWDYQTSFKVSSKELENQNIDLVFYGLDTFSEIYLNGKLLKKTDNMFRKWTISVKQNLKTGDNILQIKFKSSVNVGKELAKKVSFTMPESPRSFVRKAQYQFGWDWGPRLVTAGIWKDVTLNFWNQVKLENVKIEQKALTKQKADLNIHAEIFAEKGGNFKVSINNQSQNISLKQGLNTISIPYQIKNPKLWQPSGWGDPNLYDIKFSLQKDSKILAEKTERIGLRTVELIQEKDSKGKSFYFKINGNPLYIKGTNWIPSDSFTPRISKEKYQKLIKDSKEANMNMIRVWGGGIYENDEFYRACDENGILVWQDFMFAGSFYPADENFQQNVEFEVKDQVERLQNHPSLALWCGNNEVDEAIVNWGYQKQFKYSKEDSLQVWKDYKNIFHEVIPNAIKKYATSDKTIYWPSSPSIGWGHKESLTEGDSHYWGVWWGEQPFEIFNEKVGRFMSEYGFQGMPTLETTKAMFSGTPDLNLQNGTIKAHEKHARGWEIIDTYMKRDYKIPTDFVKYNYISQLLQARGMQIAIEAHRRAKPYNMGTLYWQLNDCWPVVSWSSIDYLGNWKALHYQIKRSFENQVILAEEKDGILNFYAVNDELKKFEDVQLELEVNKFDGENILTSVSVRNGKSLEGILQFDPVRINELIGNSDKNEVFLNLIVRGKNEKIIAENNYFFAKPKDLKLPKPTIKIKKISSTEIEISTDVLAKDVYLIGDTHFSDNFFDLLPKTSKKIKLSKPLGKFEVMSLWDVMN; via the coding sequence ATGAACAAAACTATCCTTTTTGCTTTCCTTTTTCTTCAAATTTTAATTAATGCGCAGTTTTCAGAGCGAAATTTATCCTCCGAAAAATGGACGTTCAAAAATGCAAAAGAAAATAATTGGCTCACGGCCTCAGTGCCAGGGACGGTTCATTTGGATTTGATGGACAATAAGGTCATTCCCGATCCCTTTAAAGATGAAAATGAAAAAAAAGTGCTATGGATAGAAAATGAAGATTGGGATTACCAGACCAGTTTTAAAGTTTCATCGAAAGAACTGGAAAATCAGAATATTGATTTGGTTTTTTATGGATTAGATACATTTTCGGAGATTTATTTGAATGGAAAACTTCTGAAAAAAACGGATAATATGTTCAGGAAATGGACGATTTCGGTTAAGCAGAATTTAAAAACTGGAGATAATATTTTACAAATCAAATTTAAATCGTCTGTAAATGTTGGAAAAGAATTAGCAAAAAAAGTTTCTTTTACAATGCCGGAATCACCGCGAAGTTTTGTAAGAAAAGCGCAATATCAATTCGGGTGGGATTGGGGTCCCAGATTGGTAACAGCAGGAATCTGGAAAGATGTTACATTAAATTTTTGGAATCAAGTCAAACTTGAAAATGTAAAAATCGAGCAAAAAGCTTTAACGAAACAAAAGGCAGATTTAAATATTCATGCAGAGATCTTCGCTGAAAAAGGAGGGAATTTTAAAGTATCAATTAATAATCAATCTCAGAATATTTCTTTAAAACAAGGTTTAAACACAATTTCAATTCCTTATCAGATTAAAAATCCAAAACTTTGGCAACCCAGCGGTTGGGGCGATCCAAACTTATATGATATAAAATTTTCTCTACAAAAAGATTCAAAAATTCTTGCTGAAAAAACAGAACGAATTGGCTTAAGAACGGTTGAATTAATTCAGGAAAAAGATTCAAAAGGGAAATCTTTCTACTTTAAAATTAATGGAAATCCGTTGTATATCAAAGGGACAAACTGGATTCCGTCCGACAGTTTTACCCCAAGAATTAGCAAAGAAAAATACCAGAAGCTCATCAAAGATTCTAAAGAAGCCAACATGAATATGATTCGTGTCTGGGGCGGCGGGATTTATGAAAATGATGAATTCTACAGGGCTTGTGATGAAAACGGAATTTTGGTTTGGCAGGATTTTATGTTTGCAGGAAGCTTTTATCCGGCTGATGAAAATTTCCAGCAAAATGTTGAATTTGAAGTAAAAGATCAGGTTGAAAGGCTTCAAAATCATCCGTCATTAGCTTTATGGTGCGGAAATAATGAAGTTGATGAAGCTATTGTCAATTGGGGTTATCAAAAGCAATTCAAATATTCAAAAGAAGATTCTTTACAGGTTTGGAAAGATTATAAGAATATTTTTCATGAAGTAATTCCCAATGCCATAAAAAAATACGCGACGAGTGACAAAACGATTTATTGGCCAAGTTCGCCTTCAATCGGGTGGGGGCACAAAGAAAGTCTGACGGAAGGAGATTCTCATTATTGGGGCGTTTGGTGGGGCGAGCAGCCATTCGAGATCTTTAATGAAAAAGTCGGCCGATTCATGTCAGAATACGGTTTTCAGGGAATGCCGACGTTGGAAACAACAAAAGCAATGTTTTCCGGAACGCCAGATTTAAACTTACAGAATGGGACTATAAAAGCTCATGAAAAGCACGCAAGAGGTTGGGAAATCATTGATACTTACATGAAACGCGACTATAAAATCCCAACTGATTTTGTGAAATATAATTACATTTCACAGTTGCTCCAGGCTCGCGGAATGCAGATTGCCATTGAAGCGCATCGTCGTGCAAAACCTTATAATATGGGAACGTTGTATTGGCAGTTAAATGATTGCTGGCCAGTAGTTTCCTGGTCATCGATTGATTATTTGGGAAATTGGAAAGCGCTGCATTATCAGATTAAAAGAAGCTTTGAAAATCAGGTGATTTTAGCCGAAGAAAAAGATGGAATATTGAATTTTTATGCTGTTAATGATGAATTGAAAAAGTTTGAAGATGTACAGTTGGAACTTGAGGTTAATAAGTTTGACGGAGAAAATATATTGACCTCTGTATCTGTTCGTAATGGGAAAAGTCTGGAAGGGATTTTGCAGTTTGATCCGGTTAGAATTAATGAGTTGATTGGAAATTCAGATAAAAATGAAGTGTTTTTGAATTTAATTGTAAGAGGAAAAAATGAAAAGATTATTGCTGAAAATAACTATTTCTTTGCAAAACCTAAAGATTTAAAACTCCCAAAACCAACAATAAAAATCAAGAAAATTTCCTCAACTGAAATTGAAATTTCAACCGATGTTTTAGCAAAAGATGTTTATTTAATTGGTGACACACATTTTAGCGATAATTTCTTTGATTTATTACCGAAAACATCAAAAAAGATCAAGCTTTCAAAGCCATTGGGAAAATTTGAGGTGATGAGTCTTTGGGATGTGATGAATTAG
- a CDS encoding copper homeostasis protein CutC — protein MSKIEIACFNPESAIIAYENGADRIELCDGLSEGGTTPDFEITKQLREKISIPIFVMIRPRGGDFTYSDEEFEQMKLELIQLKSLTVDGFVFGILDENDEVNIQQNKELVELAEPYPCTFHRAFDRAKDLENSLEKVIECGFKTILTSGQKPNVSEGKENLKTLVELSNGRIEILVGGGLRSRNIQELREFTKAGYFHSSAITDGGAFANADEVVALKNK, from the coding sequence ATGTCAAAAATAGAAATAGCCTGTTTCAACCCCGAATCCGCAATCATCGCGTATGAAAATGGAGCCGACAGAATAGAATTATGCGACGGATTAAGCGAAGGCGGAACAACCCCGGACTTTGAAATCACAAAACAGCTTCGGGAAAAAATAAGCATCCCGATTTTTGTGATGATTCGGCCTCGTGGTGGAGATTTTACGTATTCGGATGAAGAGTTTGAACAGATGAAATTGGAATTAATTCAATTAAAATCTTTAACAGTTGATGGTTTTGTGTTCGGAATTTTGGATGAAAATGATGAAGTAAATATTCAACAAAATAAAGAACTGGTTGAATTGGCGGAACCTTATCCGTGTACTTTTCATCGTGCGTTCGACAGAGCCAAAGACTTAGAGAATTCGTTGGAAAAAGTAATCGAATGTGGTTTTAAAACAATTCTCACTTCTGGTCAGAAACCAAACGTTTCAGAAGGAAAAGAAAATCTGAAAACATTGGTTGAGCTGTCAAATGGAAGAATCGAAATTCTTGTGGGTGGCGGCCTTCGATCAAGAAATATTCAGGAACTTAGGGAGTTTACTAAAGCCGGGTATTTTCATTCTTCTGCAATTACGGATGGTGGTGCTTTTGCGAATGCGGATGAGGTTGTTGCTTTGAAGAATAAATAA
- a CDS encoding isoaspartyl peptidase/L-asparaginase family protein encodes MNSRRKFLKNTALASSALLLNPLDLIAKDLPETNKLINKPIVLSTWNFGLKANEEAWTILGKGGKALDAVEKGVRLVELDPNERSVGYGGRPDRDGRVTLDACIMDENYNIGSVACLENIKNPISVARAVMEKTPHVMLVGDGALQFALSQGFKKENLLTPESEKEWKEWLKDSKYKPIVNIENHDTIGIIALDSSGNLSGACTTSGMAFKMHGRVGDSPIIGAGLFVDNEVGAATATGHGEEVIRTVGTHLVVELMRQGRNPQQACKEAVERIVQIAKRRNKNLKDIQVGFIALNKKGEYGSYCIQDGFNFAVQDQKGNRLEKPEFALKSL; translated from the coding sequence ATGAACTCACGTAGAAAATTTCTAAAAAATACAGCATTGGCATCTTCCGCATTATTGTTGAATCCATTGGATTTGATAGCGAAAGATTTGCCTGAAACTAATAAATTAATCAATAAACCCATTGTTCTTTCCACATGGAATTTTGGTTTAAAAGCAAATGAAGAAGCCTGGACAATTTTGGGGAAAGGAGGAAAAGCTTTAGACGCTGTGGAAAAAGGTGTCCGTTTGGTGGAACTGGACCCGAATGAAAGGAGTGTTGGCTACGGCGGTCGTCCCGACAGAGACGGAAGAGTGACGTTGGATGCCTGTATTATGGACGAAAACTACAATATCGGTTCGGTTGCCTGCCTTGAAAATATTAAAAATCCAATCTCAGTGGCAAGAGCTGTGATGGAAAAAACTCCGCATGTTATGTTAGTGGGTGATGGAGCTTTACAATTTGCTCTTTCTCAAGGCTTTAAAAAAGAAAATCTCCTCACTCCAGAATCCGAAAAAGAATGGAAGGAATGGTTGAAAGACAGTAAGTACAAACCAATCGTAAATATCGAAAATCACGATACTATCGGAATAATTGCACTGGATTCCAGCGGAAATCTGTCTGGAGCTTGCACAACAAGCGGAATGGCGTTTAAAATGCACGGAAGAGTGGGAGATTCACCAATTATTGGAGCGGGCTTGTTCGTTGATAATGAGGTAGGTGCGGCGACGGCAACAGGTCATGGTGAAGAAGTAATCAGAACGGTCGGAACTCATTTGGTAGTGGAATTGATGCGACAAGGTAGAAATCCGCAACAGGCTTGTAAAGAGGCCGTTGAGAGAATTGTCCAAATTGCCAAAAGAAGAAATAAAAATTTAAAAGATATCCAGGTTGGTTTTATTGCTTTAAATAAAAAAGGTGAATATGGTTCTTACTGTATCCAGGACGGATTTAATTTTGCCGTTCAGGATCAAAAAGGAAACCGTCTGGAAAAGCCTGAATTTGCTTTGAAAAGTTTATAG
- the priA gene encoding replication restart helicase PriA: protein MNYAQIVLPLNLKGSFTYKVPHELLTEIQVGMRVLVPFGGKKIYTGIVFELHDMAPENFVAKEVISILDDQPIVPQEQINFWNWLSDYYLCGLGEIYRFAFPSSLKLESETYLKLKPNVTVDFENLDVNEMYLIQALEVRQLINLTDIEAFVPKKDIIKTINSLIDLQYIEIDEKIAEKYKAKEIAYVKINNEVLNNQNLTEILLKLNKAPKQKDLFLNILEKQTENPDLHIKKSELFEDGYFASSHFKALADKNLIEEYYIQKDRIAGYEGEIEEIEELSEAQKNAKIEVDEAFDEGKNVLLHGVTSSGKTHIYLEKIEECINEGKNVLFLLPEISLTKQITQRLEKKYGRQLTFYHQKLTDFERVEVWRRVKQNDFKILIGTRNALFLPFQNLGLIVVDEEHDSAYKPREVSPYFNAKDAALVLGNFYGAKVILGSATPSVESYYNARKDKMAYVFLQERFGNVNLPEYELINFKEAQDSKKVSGNFSLHLIDEIKKTLEEKNQTIILHNRRGYANVIECETCGYVNYCSNCDVVMTYHKSANEMKCHYCGQRASKPKTCPKCHSENLNERGVGVEQIHEEVSKLFPDNEVDRMDVDSMRKKFAYEKLYEKIEDRETDIVVGTQMISKGLDFDHIELVAIPKADSLLYVQDFRAEERAYQLITQVSGRAGRVSGNGKILIQTYNPDHSVFQLIKMNSPARIYKYFLTERQKFHYPPFTKLIMIELKHRKEEKVNRASQFLGSILRKYLPEDCVLGPEKAQIARLNNLYQFQIMLKLPRGKKYEEYKKLVLISLKEFEEITAYQSIKKDVFVDF from the coding sequence TTGAACTACGCTCAAATCGTTTTACCATTAAATTTAAAAGGATCTTTTACCTACAAAGTTCCCCACGAATTATTGACTGAAATTCAGGTAGGAATGAGGGTTTTGGTTCCGTTTGGAGGGAAGAAAATTTATACCGGAATTGTTTTTGAGCTTCATGATATGGCACCGGAAAATTTCGTTGCAAAAGAAGTCATCAGCATTTTGGATGATCAACCGATTGTTCCGCAGGAGCAGATCAACTTCTGGAACTGGCTTTCAGATTATTATCTGTGTGGATTGGGTGAGATTTACCGTTTTGCGTTTCCTTCCTCTTTAAAACTGGAAAGTGAAACCTATTTAAAATTAAAACCGAACGTAACGGTAGATTTTGAAAATCTGGATGTGAATGAAATGTATCTTATTCAAGCTCTGGAGGTTCGGCAGCTGATTAATCTGACGGATATTGAAGCTTTCGTTCCGAAAAAAGATATTATTAAAACGATCAATTCTTTGATCGATTTGCAATATATTGAAATTGACGAAAAGATTGCGGAAAAATATAAAGCAAAAGAGATTGCGTATGTTAAAATTAATAATGAAGTTTTAAATAATCAGAACCTCACGGAAATTCTTTTAAAACTAAATAAAGCTCCGAAACAGAAAGATCTTTTCCTTAATATTTTAGAAAAACAGACAGAAAATCCTGATTTGCACATTAAAAAATCCGAGCTTTTTGAAGACGGATATTTTGCAAGCTCACATTTTAAAGCTTTAGCAGATAAAAATTTGATTGAAGAATACTATATTCAAAAAGACAGGATAGCGGGCTATGAAGGTGAGATTGAAGAGATTGAAGAACTCTCCGAAGCTCAGAAAAATGCAAAAATTGAAGTTGATGAAGCTTTTGATGAAGGTAAAAACGTTTTGCTTCACGGGGTAACTTCATCCGGAAAAACGCATATTTATTTAGAAAAAATTGAAGAATGTATTAATGAAGGAAAAAACGTCTTGTTTTTGCTTCCTGAAATTTCTTTAACAAAACAGATTACCCAAAGATTAGAAAAAAAATACGGCAGACAGCTGACTTTTTATCATCAGAAATTAACTGATTTTGAGAGAGTAGAGGTCTGGAGGAGAGTCAAACAAAATGATTTTAAAATCCTTATCGGGACAAGAAATGCACTGTTTTTACCTTTCCAGAATCTAGGTCTGATTGTTGTGGATGAAGAGCATGATTCCGCCTATAAACCCAGAGAAGTTTCACCATATTTTAATGCTAAAGATGCAGCATTGGTTTTGGGAAATTTTTACGGTGCAAAAGTGATTCTCGGTTCTGCAACCCCTTCAGTTGAAAGCTATTACAATGCCCGGAAAGATAAAATGGCTTATGTTTTCCTTCAGGAACGTTTCGGGAATGTGAATCTTCCTGAATATGAGTTGATTAATTTTAAAGAAGCTCAGGATTCCAAAAAAGTTTCCGGAAATTTTTCTTTGCATTTAATTGATGAGATCAAGAAAACGCTCGAGGAAAAAAATCAGACCATTATACTTCATAACCGCCGTGGTTATGCCAATGTGATAGAATGTGAAACCTGTGGGTATGTGAATTATTGCTCAAATTGCGATGTTGTTATGACGTATCACAAGTCGGCCAATGAAATGAAATGCCATTACTGCGGACAAAGAGCATCAAAGCCAAAAACCTGCCCGAAATGTCACTCAGAAAATCTTAACGAAAGGGGAGTCGGAGTAGAGCAGATTCATGAAGAAGTATCAAAATTATTCCCTGATAATGAGGTTGACAGAATGGATGTGGATTCCATGCGGAAAAAATTTGCCTACGAAAAATTATATGAAAAAATAGAAGACCGCGAAACAGATATTGTGGTCGGAACCCAAATGATTTCCAAAGGATTGGATTTTGATCATATTGAATTGGTGGCCATTCCAAAAGCAGATTCCTTGTTGTATGTCCAAGATTTCCGTGCAGAAGAAAGAGCGTATCAGCTGATTACTCAGGTTTCAGGACGGGCTGGACGAGTTTCCGGAAACGGGAAAATTTTAATCCAAACATATAATCCGGATCATTCTGTTTTTCAGTTGATTAAAATGAACAGTCCGGCAAGGATTTATAAATATTTCTTAACTGAGCGCCAGAAATTCCATTATCCGCCTTTCACAAAATTGATCATGATTGAGCTTAAACACAGGAAAGAAGAAAAAGTAAATCGCGCTTCCCAGTTTTTAGGTTCGATTTTAAGGAAATATCTTCCTGAAGATTGTGTTTTGGGGCCGGAAAAAGCACAGATTGCAAGGCTTAATAATTTGTATCAATTTCAAATCATGCTTAAGCTTCCGAGAGGCAAAAAGTACGAAGAATACAAAAAGCTGGTTTTGATAAGTCTAAAAGAATTTGAAGAAATCACCGCTTATCAAAGCATTAAAAAAGACGTTTTTGTGGATTTTTAA